A genomic segment from Aegilops tauschii subsp. strangulata cultivar AL8/78 chromosome 1, Aet v6.0, whole genome shotgun sequence encodes:
- the LOC109762343 gene encoding nuclear transcription factor Y subunit B has translation MSDAPASPPGGGGGGGGGGSDDGGGGGGFGGVREQDRFLPIANISRIMKKAIPANGKIAKDAKETVQECVSEFISFITSEASDKCQREKRKTINGDDLLWAMATLGFEEYIEPLKVYLQKYRETEGDSKLAGKSGDVSVKKDALGPHGGSSGTSAQGMGQQVAYNPGMVYMQPQYHNGDISN, from the exons ATGTCGGACGCGCCGGCGAGCccgccgggcggcgggggcggaggaggaggcggcggcagcgacgacggcggcggcggcggcggcttcggcggcGTCAGGGAGCAGGACAGGTTCCTGCCCATCGCCAACATCAGCCGCATCATGAAGAAGGCCATCCCGGCCAACGGCAAGATCGCCAAGGACGCCAAGGAGACCGTGCAGGAGTGCGTCTCCGAGTTCATCTCCTTCATCACCAGCGA GGCGAGCGACAAGTGCCAGAGGGAGAAGCGCAAGACCATCAACGGCGACGACCTGCTCTGGGCGATGGCGACGCTGGGCTTTGAGGAGTACATCGAGCCCCTCAAGGTTTATCTGCAGAAGTACAGAGAG ACGGAG GGTGATAGTAAGCTAGCTGGGAAGTCTGGCGATGTCTCTGTTAAAAAGGATGCACTGGGTCCTCATGGAGGATCAAGTGGCACAAGTGCGCAAGGG ATGGGCCAACAAGTAGCATACAATCCAGGAATGGTTTATATGCAACCTCAG TACCATAATGGGGACATCTCAAACTGA